The following DNA comes from Amycolatopsis solani.
GGGCCCGGTCGTGAAGTGCAACGTGCCGAAGCGCGGCTGGATCAACGGCGTCGGCGGCTGCCCGAACGTCGGCGGCATCTGCATCGGCTGCACGATGCCGGGCTTCCCGGACAAGTTCATGCCGTTCATGGACGAGCCGCCGGGCGCGCAGGTGTCATCGCTGGCCAGCGGCGCGTACGGGTCGGTGATCCGGCGGCTGCGGAAGATCACCGAGCGCAAGCTCGACAAAGAGCCCAAGTGGCGGCACCGGGGCAAGAAGCTCGACACCGGCTACCAGGCGGGGGCGCGGTCATGACCGAGATGAAGGAAAAAACCGGCCTCGTCGAGATGGCGTGGGACCCGATCACCCGGATCGTCGGCAGCCTCGGGATCTACACGAAGATCGACTGGGCGCAGAAGAAGGTCGTCGAGTGCCACAGCACGTCGTCGGTCTTCCGCGGCTACAGCATCTTCATGAAGGGCAAGGACCCGCGCGACGCGCACTTCATCACCAGCCGGATCTGCGGGATCTGCGGCGACAACCACGCGACGTGCTCGGTCTACAACCAGAACATGGCCTACGGCGTCCGCCCGCCGCACCTCGGCGAGTGGATCATCAACCTCGGCGAGGCCGCCGAATACATGTTCGACCACAACATCTTCCAGGAGAACCTGGTCGGGGTCGACTACTGCGAGAAGATGGTCGCCGAGACCAACCCCGGCGTCCTCGAGCTGGCGAACCGCACCGAGGCACCGCACGCGGGCGACCACGGCTACCGCACCATCGGCGACATCATGCGCTCGCTGAACCCGCTCGAAGGCGAGTTCTACCGCGAAGCCCTGCAGGTGTCGCGCAGCACGCGCGAGATGTTCTGCCTGATGGAGGGCAGGCACGTCCACCCGTCCACGTTGTACCCCGGTGGCGTCGGCACGGTCGCCACCGTGCAGCTGTTCACCGACTACCTGACCCGGCTCATGCGGTACGTCGAGTTCATGAAGCGCTGCCTGCCGATGCACGACGACCTCTTCGACTTCTTCTACGAAGCCCTCCCCGGCTACGAAGAGGTCGGACGGCGGCGCGTCCTGCTCGGCTGCTGGGGCAGCCTCAACGATCCCGAGCACTGCGACTTCACCTACGAGAACATGGAAGCCTGGGGCCGCAAGATGTTCGTGACGCCGGGCGTGGTCGTCGACGGCAAGCTCGTCACGACCAGCCTGGTCGACATCAACCTCGGGATCCGGATCCTGCTCGGCAGCTCCTTCTACGAGGACTGGACCGACCAGCCGATGTTCGTCACGAAGGATCCGCTGGGCAACCCGGTCGACCAGCGCCACCCGTGGAACCAGCACACCATCCCGCGTCCGGCGAAGCGGGACTTCGACAGCAAGTACTCGTGGACCATGTCGCCGCGCTGGTTCGACGGCACGGACCACCTCGCCCTCGACACCGGCGGCGGCCCGATCGCCCGGCTGTGGGTGACCGCGCTGGCCGGGCTCGTCGACACGCCGTACCTGAAGTCGACCGGCCACAGCGTCGTGATCAACCTGCCGCGCACGGCGACCAAGCCCGAGGTCACCTTCGAGTGGAAGATCCCGCAGTGGAGCAACGCGCTCGAACGCAACCGCGCCCGGACGTAC
Coding sequences within:
- a CDS encoding nickel-dependent hydrogenase large subunit → MTEMKEKTGLVEMAWDPITRIVGSLGIYTKIDWAQKKVVECHSTSSVFRGYSIFMKGKDPRDAHFITSRICGICGDNHATCSVYNQNMAYGVRPPHLGEWIINLGEAAEYMFDHNIFQENLVGVDYCEKMVAETNPGVLELANRTEAPHAGDHGYRTIGDIMRSLNPLEGEFYREALQVSRSTREMFCLMEGRHVHPSTLYPGGVGTVATVQLFTDYLTRLMRYVEFMKRCLPMHDDLFDFFYEALPGYEEVGRRRVLLGCWGSLNDPEHCDFTYENMEAWGRKMFVTPGVVVDGKLVTTSLVDINLGIRILLGSSFYEDWTDQPMFVTKDPLGNPVDQRHPWNQHTIPRPAKRDFDSKYSWTMSPRWFDGTDHLALDTGGGPIARLWVTALAGLVDTPYLKSTGHSVVINLPRTATKPEVTFEWKIPQWSNALERNRARTYFQAYSAALALHFADQALGEVRKGNTKTWAPFKVPDEGVSCGFTEAVRGVLSHHMVIKGGKIANYHPYPPTPWNGSVRDSFGTPGPYEDAVQNTPIFEENTQENFKGIDIMRAVRSFDPCLPCGVHMYTGKGKVLERLHTPHAFGGELGG